The following proteins come from a genomic window of Ictalurus furcatus strain D&B chromosome 12, Billie_1.0, whole genome shotgun sequence:
- the LOC128615471 gene encoding myosin-9 has protein sequence MSDAERYLYGDRSAITDPLAQADWASKKLVWVPSEKLGFESGSLKVEKGDECTVELTDSGKVIKVNKDDIQKMNPPKFNKVEDMAELTCLNEASVLHNLKERYYSGLIYTYSGLFCVVINPYKHLPIYSEEIVDMYKGKKRHEMPPHIYAITDTAYRSMMQDREDQSILCTGESGAGKTENTKKVIQYLAYVASSTKLKKDPSSSSLSHGELEKQLLQANPILEAFGNAKTVKNDNSSRFGKFIRINFDVNGYIVGANIESYLLEKSRAIRQAKEERAFHIFYYLLSGAGDKQRSELCLEDFGKYRFLSNGKVTIAGQQDKDIYSETMDAFRIMGIPEDEQTGLLKVVSAVLHLGNIMFKKERNTDQASMSDDTAAQKVCHLLGMNVTDFVRAILSPRIKVGRDYVQKAQTQEQAEFAVEALAKATYERLFRWLVARINKALDKTKRQGASFIGILDIAGFEIFELNSFEQLCINYTNEKLQQLFNHTMFILEQEEYQREGIEWSFIDFGLDLQPCIDLIERPAGPPGILALLDEECWFPKATDKTFVDKLVQEQGNHPKFQKPKKLKDDADFCVIHYAGKVDYKAVEWLMKNMDPLNDNVTTLLNQSSDKFVSELWKDVDRIVGLDKVAGMAESAHGAFKTRKGMFRTVGQLYKEQLANLMATLRNTNPNFVRCIIPNHEKKAGKLDAHLVLDQLKCNGVLEGIRICRQGFPNRIIFQEFRQRYELLTPSTIPKGFMDGKQACVLMLKALELDSNLYRIGQSKVFFRAGVLAHLEEERDIKITDVILKFQAWCRGYVARKAFSKRQQQLTAMRVIQRNCAAYLKLRNWQWWRLFTKVKPLLQVTRQDEEMQAKEEELEKVKEKQQQFELQLQEYETKQKQLNTEKQALQEQLQAETELCAEAEEMRARLAARQQELEEILHDLENRVEEEEERVTQLQAERKKMQQNITDLEQQLDEEEAARQKLQLEKVTTDSKLKKLEEDIMVLDDQNAKLNKEKKQLEDRISECSSNLAEEEEKSKSLQKLKNKHEAMITDLEERLKKEEKTRQELEKNRRKLESDSTELHDHMADLQAQIAELRAQLAKKEEELQAALARVEQETSLKNAAQKRVRELEAQVTELQEDLELERAARNKTEKQRRDLSEELEALKSELEDTLDSTAAQQELRAKRESEVAQLKKTLEDEAKGHDQLLTEMRQKHTQAFEELNEQLEQAKKSKASVEKAKIALESERSELQIELQSVTQSKNDSESRRKKVEAQLQELQLKHSESEKQKKEMAEKMSKMQLELEGLSSTLSEVESKSIKATKECSSVESQLQDTQGLLQEETRQKLALSTRLRQLEDEQNRLKELLEEEEEGKKSVEKQLHSFQTQVSELRKKLEQEAANLEASEEAKRKLQREMENLNQCVEMKSSAYDKLEKTKVRLQRELDDMLVGQDHLRQIVQELERKQKKFDQMLAEEKSISARYSEERDRAEAEAREKETKALTLARALEALQEQRNELERANKLLKTEMEDLVSSKDDVGKSVHELERAKRAMEQQLEEMKLQVEEMEDELQLTEDAKLRLEVNLQALKAQFERDLQGRDELGEEKRKQLTKQVREMEAELEDERKQKALAVAVKKKLELDLSELEAQIDQAIKARDEALKQLKKLQAQVKDQLRDVDELRAARDAALSSAKENERKIKSLEAENMQLHEDLSAADRSKKQVQQERDEMHDEVTSCNSKISALNDEKRRFEARISQLEEELDEEQGNIELVNDRLKKANAQVDTLSTELAGERSTAQKSETARQQLERQNKDLMAKMQELEGSVKSKFKSTIAVLEAKILQLEEQLEQEAKDKQQSSKVARRTEKRLKEVLLQVEEERRSSEQFKDEMEKANSRMKQLKRQLEEAEEEATRANAFRRKLQRELEDATEASDAMNREVNTLKSKLRRGGDLALNVRRMPRGGLDSEEDMDVTSETSETTPE, from the exons ATTACTCTGGCCTCATCTAT aCGTACTCGGGGCTGTTCTGTGTGGTCATTAATCCCTATAAACACCTGCCCATCTACTCTGAGGAGATCGTCGACATGTACAAAGGAAAGAAGAGACATGAGATGCCTCCACACATCTACGCCATTACAGACACTGCGTACCGGAGCATGATGCAGG ATCGTGAGGATCAGTCCATCCTGTGCAC AGGTGAATCTGGAgcaggaaaaacagaaaacacaaagaaagtGATTCAGTATTTGGCGTACGTTGCCTCCTCCACCAAACTAAAAAAAGACCCA AGCAGCAGCAGTTTGTCACAT GGGGAGCTGGAGAAGCAGCTGCTGCAGGCCAACCCCATCCTGGAGGCGTTCGGTAACGCCAAGACGGTGAAAAACGACAACTCGTCACGCTTC GGGAAGTTCATCAGGATTAACTTTGACGTGAACGGCTACATCGTGGGCGCAAACATTGAGTCTT ACCTGCTGGAGAAGTCTCGTGCTATCAGACAGGCTAAAGAAGAGCGTGCCTTCCACATCTTCTACTACTTGCTGTCAGGAGCTGGAGACAAACAGCGCT CGGAGTTGTGCCTGGAGGATTTTGGGAAATATCGCTTCCTGTCCAATGGGAAGGTGACTATTGCAGGACAGCAGGACAAAGATATTTACAGCGAGACCATGGATGCCTTCAGGATCATGGGCATCCCTGAGGATGAGCAGACAG GTTTGCTGAAGGTGGTATCTGCAGTTCTTCATTTGGGAAACATCATGTTTAAGAAGGAGCGTAACACTGATCAGGCCTCTATGTCGGATGACACAG cTGCACAGAAAGTGTGCCACCTGCTGGGTATGAACGTGACTGACTTTGTGCGTGCCATCCTCTCACCGCGGATCAAAGTGGGCCGTGATTATGTGCAGAAAGCACAGACGCAGGAGCAGGCGGAGTTTGCGGTTGAAGCTTTAGCCAAAGCCACATATGAAAGATTGTTCCGCTGGCTAGTGGCACGAATTAATAAAGCTCTGGACAAAACCAAACGCCAGGGAGCCTCATTCATCGGCATCTTGGATATTGCCGGCTTCGAGATCTTTGAG TTAAACTCGTTTGAGCAGCTGTGTATCAATTACACTAATGAGAAGCTGCAGCAGCTCTTCAACCACACCATGTTCATCCTGGAGCAGGAGGAGTATCAGCGCGAGGGCATTGAGTGGAGCTTCATTGACTTCGGCCTCGATCTGCAGCCCTGCATCGACCTCATCGAGAGGCCT GCTGGTCCTCCAGGCATTCTGGCTCTGCTGGATGAGGAGTGCTGGTTCCCTAAAGCCACAGATAAGACATTTGTGGATAAGCTGGTGCAGGAGCAAGGGAACCATCCCAAATTCCAGAAACCAAAGAAGCTCAAAGATGATGCTGACTTCTGTGTCATCCACTATGCTGGCAAG gTGGATTATAAAGCAGTTGAGTGGCTGATGAAGAACATGGACCCTCTGAACGATAATGTAACGACATTGCTCAATCAGTCATCAGACAAATTTGTATCTGAACTCTGGAAAGATG TGGACAGAATTGTGGGACTGGATAAAGTCGCAGGAATGGCGGAATCGGCACATGGGGCGTTTAAAACCCGTAAAGGGATGTTCAGAACGGTGGGACAGCTTTACAAAGAGCAGCTTGCCAATCTGATGGCCACGCTGAGGAACACCAACCCCAACTTCGTCCGCTGCATCATCCCCAACCACGAGAAGAAG GCGGGTAAACTGGATGCTCACCTGGTCCTGGATCAGCTGAAATGTAATGGTGTGCTGGAGGGAATCAGGATCTGCAGACAGGGCTTCCCCAACCGCATCATCTTCCAGGAGTTCAGACAGAG ATATGAGCTGCTTACTCCAAGTACGATCCCTAAAGGCTTCATGGATGGCAAACAGGCCTGTGTGTTGATG CTTAAAGCCCTGGAGTTGGATTCTAATCTGTACCGGATTGGTCAAAGTAAAGTGTTTTTCCGTGCCGGAGTTCTGGCTCACCTGGAGGAGGAGCGTGACATCAAAATCACGGACGTCATCCTCAAATTCCAGGCCTGGTGTCGCGGCTACGTCGCCCGCAA GGCCTTTTCTAAGCGTCAGCAGCAACTCACAGCGATGCGAGTGATCCAGAGGAATTGTGCTGCTTATCTGAAGCTCAGGAACTGGCAGTGGTGGAGACTCTTCACTAAG gtgaagCCTCTGCTCCAGGTGACCCGTCAGGACGAGGAAATGCAGGCGAAAGAGGAGGAGCTGGAGAAAGTGAAGGAGAAACAGCAGCAGTTTGAGCTACAGTTACAAGAGTATGAGACCAAACAGAagcag CTGAACACGGAGAAGCAGGCTCTACAGGAGCAGTTGCAGGCGGAGACGGAGCTATGTGCTGAGGCAGAGGAGATGAGGGCTCGCTTGGCGGCTCGGCAGCAGGAACTGGAGGAGATCCTACATGACCTGGAGAACcgtgtggaggaggaggaggagcgcgTCACTCAGCTGCAGGCCGAGAGGAAGAAGATGCAGCAGAACATCACG GATTTGGAGCAGCAGCTAGATGAAGAGGAAGCGGCACGGCAGAAACTGCAGCTGGAGAAAGTGACCACAGATAGCAAACTGAAGAAACTGGAGGAGGACATCATGGTGTTGGATGACCAGAACGCCAAACTCAACAAG gagaagaagcagctggaggacaggATCTCAGAGTGCAGCTCTAACCtggctgaggaggaggagaaatcGAAGAGTTTACagaaactcaaaaacaaacacgaGGCCATGATCACAGACCTGGAGG AGCGTctgaagaaggaagaaaagactCGACAGGAACTGGAGAAGAACCGAAGGAAGCTGGAAAGTGACTCCACCGAACTTCATGATCACATGGCTGATCTTCAGGCTCAGATCGCTGAACTTCGGGCACAGCTTGCCAAAAAAGAGGAGGAGCTACAGGCCGCGCTGGCCAG GGTAGAGCAGGAAACGTCCCTGAAAAATGCAGCACAGAAGAGAGTGAGGGAACTGGAGGCTCAGGTTACGGAACTTCAGGAGGATCTGGAACTGGAGAGAGCGgcaagaaataaaactgaaaaacagAGACGGGATCTGAGTGAGGAACTGGAGGCACTGAAGAGTGAGCTAGAGGACACGCTGGACTCGACCGCCGCTCAGCAGGAGCTCAG AGCTAAACGGGAATCTGAGGTGGCTCAGTTAAAGAAAACTCTGGAGGATGAAGCTAAGGGTCACGATCAGCTCCTCACTGAAATGcgccaaaaacacacacaggcttttGAAGAGCTTAATGAACAACTGGAACAGGCTAAAAAG AGCAAGGCGTCAGTGGAGAAAGCTAAAATCGCTCTGGAGAGTGAGCGCAGTGAGCTGCAGATTGAGCTCCAGTCAGTCACTCAGAGTAAAAACGATTCTGAATCTCGCAGGAAAAAAGTTGAAGCTCAGCTGCAGGAGCTCCAACTGAAACACAGCGAGAGCGAGAAACAGAAGAAGGAAATGGCtgaaaaaatgagcaaaatgcaG TTGGAGTTGGAGGGTTTGAGCAGCACTCTGTCTGAAGTAGAGAGTAAATCCATCAAAGCTACTAAAGAATGCTCATCTGTGGAGTCGCAACTACAGGATACACAG gGTTTGCTGCAGGAGGAGACGCGCCAGAAACTGGCTCTGAGCACACGACTGCGTCAACTGGAGGATGAACAGAACCGACTGAAGGAGCttctggaggaggaagaggagggaaAGAAGAGTGTGGAGAAACAGCTTCACTCCTTTCAGACACAG GTGTCAGAGTTGAGGAAGAAATTGGAACAGGAAGCAGCAAATCTGGAGGCTTCAGAAGAAGCCAAGAGGAAGTtgcagagagagatggagaactTGAATCAGTGTGTGGAAATGAAGTCCTCTGCTTATGACAAGCTGGAGAAGACGAAGGTGCGGTTGCAACGGGAGCTTGACGACATGTTGGTGGGTCAGGATCACCTGCGGCAGATCGTCCAGGAGCTCGAGAGGAAGCAGAAGAAATTTGACCAG ATGCTAGCCGAGGAGAAGAGTATTTCGGCACGTTACAGTGAGGAACGAGACCGAGCAGAAGCCGAGGCTCGTGAAAAGGAGACTAAGGCTCTGACTCTGGCTCGGGCACTGGAGGCTCTACAGGAGCAGCGTAACGAACTAGAAAGAGCCAATAAACTCCTCAAGACTGAGATGGAGGACCTCGTGTCTTCTAAAGATGACGTCGGCAAGAGT GTCCACGAGCTGGAGCGTGCTAAGCGTGCAATGGAGCAGCAGTTGGAGGAGATGAAGCTGCaggtggaggagatggaggatgAGCTGCAGCTGACTGAAGACGCTAAGCTGCGTTTGGAGGTGAACCTCCAGGCCCTGAAGGCCCAGTTCGAGCGAGACCTGCAGGGACGAGACGAGcttggagaggagaagaggaaacAGCTGACTAAACAG GTACGTGAGATGGAGGCAGAACTGGAGGATGAGAGGAAGCAGAAAGCTCTGGCTGTAGCAGTAAAGAAGAAGCTGGAGCTTGACCTGTCTGAGCTGGAGGCTCAAATCGACCAGGCCATTAAAGCTCGAGATGAAGCACTGAAACAGCTGAAGAAACTACAG GCTCAGGTAAAGGATCAGTTGCGGGATGTGGATGAACTCCGAGCGGCGAGGGATGCAGCACTGAGCAGTGCCAAAGAGAACGAACGCAAGATCAAGAGTCTGGAGGCTGAAAACATGCAATTACATGAG GATCTGTCTGCAGCTGATCGCAGTAAGAAGCAGGTTCAGCAGGAGAGAGATGAGATGCATGATGAAGTGACCAGCTGCAACTCCAAGAT ATCTGCTTTGAATGATGAGAAGCGGAGGTTCGAGGCTCGTATCTCTCAGCTAGAGGAGGAGCTTGATGAGGAGCAAGGCAACATTGAACTCGTTAATGACCGACTGAAGAAAGCAAATGCACAG GTGGACACTCTGAGCACAGAGCTAGCAGGTGAGCGCAGCACAGCTCAGAAGAGTGAGACGGCTCGACAGCAGCTGGAGAGACAGAATAAGGATCTGATGGCCAAAATGCAGGAGCTGGAAGGCTCGGTCAAATCCAAGTTCAAGTCTACTATTGCTGTCCTGGAGGCCAAAATTCTGCAGCTGGAGGAACAGCTAGAGCAGGAGGCCAA ggaTAAACAGCAGAGTTCAAAGGTAGCACGTCGTACAGAGAAGAGACTGAAGGAGGTTCTGCtgcaggtggaggaggagagacGGAGCAGTGAGCAGTTTAAAGATGAG ATGGAGAAGGCAAACTCGCGCATGAAGCAACTGAAGCGTCAGTTGGAGgaggcagaagaagaagcaacgCGTGCTAACGCCTTCCGCAGGAAGTTACAGAGGGAACTGGAGGATGCCACAGAGGCCAGTGATGCCATGAACCGTGAAGTCaacacactgaaaagcaaacTCAG GCGTGGTGGTGATCTCGCACTGAACGTGCGCCGTATGCCCCGTGGTGGCTTGGACAGTGAGGAGGACATGGACGTGACCAGTGAGACGTCAGAGACCACACCTGAGTAA